A region from the Alosa alosa isolate M-15738 ecotype Scorff River chromosome 7, AALO_Geno_1.1, whole genome shotgun sequence genome encodes:
- the LOC125298272 gene encoding leucine-rich repeat extensin-like protein 3, giving the protein MPPPDDVIPPDIMPPPDDVIPPDIMPPPDDVIPPDIMLLLDDMLLDDMLLDDMLLDDMLLDDMLLDMPPPDNIPAPPPDIMALPPDIMAPPPDIIDPPPDTIEPPDDMHMLSDDIDPPDMPPPDIMAPPPDIMAPPPDIIDPPPDTIEPPDDMLMLSDDIDPPDMPPPDIMAPPPDIMAPPPDTMEPPEEMLTLSDDIDPPDMPPLTSWPPPPDIMAPPPDIIDPPPDTIEPPDDMLMLSDDIDPPDMPPLTSWPHLPDIMAPPPDTMEPPEEMLTLSDDIDPPDMPPLTSWAPPPDIMAPPPDIVDPPPDTIEPPDDMLMLSG; this is encoded by the exons ATGCCACCGCCTGACGATGTCATACCACCAGACATCATGCCACCGCCTGACGATGTCATACCACCAGACATCATGCCACCGCCTGACGATGTCATACCACCAGAC ATCATGCTGCTGCTTGATGACATGCTGCTTGATGACATGCTGCTAGACGACATGCTGCTAGACGACATGCTGCTAGACGACATGCTACTGGACATGCCACCGCCTGATAACATTCCTGCCCCGCCTCCTGACATCATGGCTCTACCTCCTGACATCATGGCTCCACCTCCTGACATCATAGATCCACCTCCTGACACCATAGAGCCACCTGATGACATGCATATGCTTTCTGATGACATTGACCCACCTGACATGCCACCCCCTGACATCATGGCCCCACCTCCTGACATCATGGCCCCACCCCCTGACATCATAGATCCACCTCCTGACACCATAGAGCCACCTGATGACATGCTTATGCTTTCTGATGACATCGACCCTCCTGATATGCCACCCCCTGACATCATGGCCCCACCTCCTGACATCATGGCTCCACCTCCTGACACCATGGAGCCACCTGAAGAAATGCTGACACTTTCTGATGACATTGACCCACCTGACATGCCACCCCTGACATCATGGCCCCCACCTCCTGACATCATGGCCCCACCCCCTGACATCATAGATCCACCTCCTGACACCATAGAGCCACCTGATGACATGCTTATGCTTTCTGATGACATCGACCCTCCTGATATGCCACCCCTGACATCATGGCCCCACCTCCCTGACATCATGGCTCCACCTCCTGACACCATGGAGCCACCTGAAGAAATGCTGACACTTTCTGATGACATTGACCCACCTGACATGCCACCCCTGACATCATGGGCCCCACCTCCTGACATCATGGCCCCACCCCCTGACATCGTAGATCCACCTCCTGACACCATAGAGCCACCTGATGACATGCTTATGCTTTCTGGATGA
- the LOC125298271 gene encoding keratin, type I cytoskeletal 10-like, with protein sequence MSLVGQRRFSAQSFSGFGSGSRQSYSSIGGVHGGGGGGYNYGGGPVRSSIGTVVSHGVNGYSLVGGGGGGGGFGMVGGGSGGGFGMVGGSGGSGGGFGMVGGRSGGGFGIVSGSGGGFGIVGGGGGGGGGYGMLGGGSSGGGGGGGEGYGMLGGGSSGGVGGGGEGYGMLGGGSSGGGGGGGGYGMLGGGSSGGGGGGGYGMLGGGSSGGGGGYGMLGSTMGSGAGGSGMGGGGGLGREGSVVAAAGKGKKNMQMLNDRLATYLERVRTLEKTNQELEEKVRAFTSTRQFVTHDMHAYDSQLIPLREKLMMMFLENSRVVLSIDNVKLAIEDFKTKYETEVSLRQTIEADVASLKGLKREYDAANSGLVYEQQALEKERSSLQKSHQEEVTAMRTQVSGTVKVDVKAADSPDMGRVLADLRLEYEAIMQKNHQEVENWYSKQVELKQFQSAVDTEAMVSSGSQVREIQSQSMDLQAQLDSMLRMKANLEQQLVEVQARFQSRMVTLTRTAASMEGELAGVRANAMQQGKDYQVLLDIKVQLEQEIATYRALLEGTADLSSMAALKSSAHSRSSTLSSSSSTSAGMGGGKSATGYGTSSSSTSTKVIRTVVSSSSGGDATSINVGGSAAAGKSVTTVSSSSVDGGAGLAATVTSGGSQVSTGSAGGSGGGVKITRTVTTTEGGEGGVSGSGTSTTVIRRSTISEVSGGGGGVGGSGSVVMSGGSGVAGMMMSSGGVVSGGETVVVKSSHTEISSGLSCGAAVSGGSLSLGGGSASSGSAGGGAVMTSSGGSISGGTMSSESISMSSGGSMVSGGGAMMSGGGAVMSGGGAMMSGGGMSGGSMSSESVSISSGGSMVSGGGSMMSGGGSMMSGGGAMMSGGGISGGSMSSESISMSSGGSMVSGGGAGMMWVDVI encoded by the exons ATGTCTCTAGTAGGTCAGAGGCGCTTCTCGGCGCAGTCGTTTAGCGGCTTCGGCAGTGGGAGTCGCCAGAGCTACTCCAGCATCGGCGGGGTGCACGGCGGCGGAGGCGGGGGGTATAATTATGGCGGGGGCCCAGTCCGGAGTAGTATCGGGACTGTTGTCTCCCACGGGGTGAACGGGTATAGTCTGGTAGGCGgcggtggagggggaggagggttCGGGATGGTCGGTGGTGGTAGTGGAGGAGGGTTCGGGATGGtcggtggtagtggtggtagtggAGGAGGGTTCGGAATGGTCGGTGGTCGTAGTGGAGGAGGGTTCGGGATAGTCAGTGGTAGTGGAGGAGGGTTTGGGATAGtcggtggtgggggtggtggaggaggagggtacGGGATGCtcggtggtggtagtagtggaggaggaggaggaggaggagaagggtaCGGGATGCtcggtggtggtagtagtggaggagtaggaggaggaggagaagggtaCGGGATGCtcggtggtggtagtagtggaggaggaggaggaggaggagggtacgGGATGCtcggtggtggtagtagtggaggaggaggaggaggagggtacgGGATGCtcggtggtggtagtagtggaggaggaggagggtacgGGATGCTCGGTAGTACCATGGGTAGCGGCGCTGGTGGCTCCGGTATGGGCGGCGGTGGGGGCTTGGGTCGAGAGGGGTCGGTCGTCGCAGCGGCCGGAAAGGGGAAGAAAAACATGCAGATGCTCAACGATCGGCTGGCGACTTATCTGGAGAGAGTGCGGACACTGGAGAAGACCAACCAGGAGTTGGAGGAGAAGGTGCGCGCCTTCACCTCCACCAGGCAGTTTGTGACGCACGACATGCATGCCTACGACAGCCAGCTGATTCCCCTGCGCGAGAAG CTGATGATGATGTTTCTGGAGAATTCGCGAGTTGTTCTTTCAATCGACAACGTCAAGCTGGCCATAGAAGACTTCAAAACCAA GTACGAGACCGAGGTGTCCCTGCGCCAGACCATTGAGGCGGACGTCGCCAGCTTGAAAGGGCTTAAACGCGAGTACGACGCGGCCAACTCCGGCCTGGTTTATGAACAGCAGGCTCTGGAGAAGGAAAGGAGCTCCCTACAGAAATCACACCAAGAG GAGGTGACGGCGATGCGCACGCAGGTGTCGGGCACGGTGAAAGTGGACGTGAAGGCGGCAGACAGCCCTGACATGGGCCGTGTCCTCGCCGACCTGCGCCTGGAGTACGAGGCCATCATGCAGAAGAACCACCAGGAGGTGGAGAACTGGTACTCCAAACAG GTGGAGCTGAAACAGTTCCAGTCTGCAGTGGATACCGAGGCAATGGTGAGCTCAGGGTCACAGGTCAGGGAGATCCAGAGCCAAAGCATGGACCTACAGGCCCAGCTGGACAGCATGCTGAGGAtg AAAGCTAACCTGGAGCAGCAGTTGGTGGAGGTGCAGGCGCGCTTCCAGTCGCGGATGGTCACCCTCACCCGGACCGCGGCCTCCATGGAGGGTGAGCTGGCGGGCGTGCGTGCCAACGCCATGCAGCAGGGCAAGGACTACCAGGTGCTGCTGGACATCAAGGTGCAGCTGGAGCAGGAGATCGCCACCTACAGGGCGCTGCTGGAAGGCACCGCCGACCTCAGCAGCATGGCGGCCCTGAAGAGCTCCGCCCACTCCAGGTCGTCCACGctgtcgtcgtcgtcgtcaaCGAGCGCAGGGATGGGAGGCGGGAAGTCCGCCACCGGGTACGGAACATCTTCGTCATCCACTTCTACGAAGGTCATCCGGACAGTGGTGTCGTCGTCGTCTGGTGGTGATGCCACCAGCATCAATGTCGGGGGCTCGGCAGCCGCGGGGAAGTCAGTCACAAcggtctcctcttcctctgtggaTGGCGGAGCAGGCCTGGCGGCTACAGTGACGTCCGGCGGGTCCCAGGTGTCCACGGGCTCGGCAGGGGGCAGCGGAGGAGGGGTCAAAATCACCAGAACAGTGACCACCACAGAAGGCGGTGAAGGAGGAGTGTCGGGGAGCGGAACATCCACAACAGTGATCCGGCGGTCCACCATCTCTGAGGTCtccggcggcggcggcggcgtcGGGGGCTCCGGCTCTGTTGTGATGTCTGGAGGCTCGGGCGTAGCTGGCATGATGATGTCATCAGGAGGCGTTGTGTCCGGAGGAGAGACTGTGGTCGTCAAGTCCAGCCACACAGAGATCTCTTCTGGCTTGAGCTGTGGTGCAGCGGTATCTGGTGGCTCCCTTAGCTTGGGTGGTGGCTCAGCGTCATCAGGAAGTGCAGGAGGTGGGGCAGTGATGACGTCATCAGGGGGCTCCATATCAGGAGGCACAATGTCATCAGAAAGCATCAGCATGTCATCAGGTGGCTCTATGGTGTCAGGGGGTGGGGCCATGATGTCAGGAGGTGGGGCCGTGATGTCAGGAGGTGGGGCCATGATGTCAGGGGGTGGCATGTCAGGTGGGTCAATGTCATCAGAAAGTGTGAGCATTTCTTCAGGTGGCTCTATGGTGTCAGGAGGTGGATCTATGATGTCAGGAGGTGGCTCTATGATGTCAGGAGGTGGGGCCATGATGTCAGGGGGTGGCATATCAGGAGGGTCGATGTCATCTGAAAGCATCAGTATGTCATCAGGTGGCTCCATGGTGTCAGGGGGTGGGGCAGGAATGAT GTGGGTCGATGTCATCTGA
- the LOC125298622 gene encoding zinc finger protein 658B-like isoform X1: MDFTPVEIIEENDSDSGEYDQDVSSTTKPVSLAQMKRVSVVLVDCCRPQGQQGTDLQMQTNGDAEQPETIVERIANRKSFKRGSDLNPHRTTHTGQKPYHCSDCGKTFAQALCLKVHQRIHTGEKPYHCSECEKTFRTSAALIDHQRRTHTGVKPYQCSDCGKSFIQASELQTHQRIHTGEKPYLCTTCGKSFSQRSNLKTHQRMHTGEQPYNCSDCGKTFTQSSNLKTHQKIHTGEKSYQCATCGKSFRTSSELTGHQKTHTGEKPYLCTTCGTSFRQSSHLKTHQKIHTGEKSYQCASCGKSFRTNRDLTVHQRIHTGEKPYLCTTCGKSFSQSSSLKTHQKFHTGENSYECATCGKSFRTSGALTTHQKTHTGQKPYHCSDCGKSFTQVVHLKKHQRTHTGEKPYLCTTCGKSFSASNYLKIHQMMHTGEKPYHCSDCGKTFTQAAHLKKHQKIHTGEKSYLCTTCGKSFRTNSNLTAHQRTHTGEKPYLCTTCGKSYSESSYLKKHQRIHTGEKPYHCSDCGKTFTQLVYLNAHLKIHTGEKPYPCSECGKTFALPFCLKVHQRTHTGEKPYLCTTCGKSFSVSSSLKTHQRMHTGEKPYHCSDCEKTFTQAVHLKTHQRIHTR; this comes from the exons ATGGATTTCACACCAGTGGAAATTATAGAGGAAAACGATTCTGATTCTGGAGAATATGACCAGGATGTCTCCTCAACTACAA AGCCCGTGTCTCTGGCCCAGATGAAAAGGGTATCAGTGGTGCTGGTGGACTGTTGTAGACCACAAGGACAGCAAGGGACGGACCTGCAGATGCAGACCAATGGAGATGCAGAACAGCCCGAGACCA TTGTTGAAAGGATCGCAAATAGGAAGAGTTTCAAGAGGGGGTCAGATCTCAACCCACATCGGACAACCCATACTGGACAGAAGCCATATCACTGTTCAGATTGTGGAAAGACTTTTGCTCAGGCATTGTGTCTAAAGGTACACCAGAGGATCCATACTGGAGAAAAGCCATATCATTGTTCAGAGTGTGAAAAGACTTTCAGAACAAGCGCAGCTCTTATTGACCATCAGAGAAGAACACATACTGGAGTAAAGCCATATCAGTGTTCAGATTGTGGAAAGTCTTTTATTCAGGCAAGTGAACTCCAGACTCACCAGAGGATCCATACTGGGGAAAAGCCATATCTGTGCACTACATGTGGTAAGTCCTTCAGCCAACGCAGTAATCTCAAGACTCACCAGAGGATGCATACTGGGGAACAGCCATATAATTGTTCAGATTGTGGAAAGACTTTTACTCAGTCGTCTAATCTCAAGACTCACCAGAAAATCCATACTGGGGAAAAGTCCTATCAGTGTGctacatgtgggaagagtttcagaACCAGCAGTGAGCTCACTGGCCATCAGAAAACCCATACTGGAGAAAAGCCATATCTGTGCACTACATGTGGTACATCCTTCAGGCAAAGCAGTCACCTCAAGACTCACCAGAAAATCCATACTGGGGAAAAGTCCTATCAGTGTGCCtcatgtgggaagagtttcagaACCAACAGGGACCTCACTGTCCATCAGAGGATCCATACTGGGGAAAAGCCATATCTGTGCACTACATGTGGTAAGTCATTCAGTCAAAGCAGCTCTCTCAAGACGCACCAGAAGTTCCATACTGGAGAAAATTCATATGAGTGTGctacatgtgggaagagtttcagaACCAGCGGTGCGCTCACTACCCATCAAAAAACACATACTGGACAAAAGCCATATCACTGTTCAGATTGTGGAAAAAGTTTCACTCAGGTAGTTCATCTCAAGAAACACCAGAGAACACATACTGGAGAAAAGCCATATCTGTGCACTACATGTGGGAAGTCCTTCAGCGCAAGCAATTATCTCAAGATACACCAGATGATGCATACTGGAGAAAAACCATATCACTGTTCAGATTGTGGAAAGACTTTTACTCAGGCAGCTCATCTCAAGAAACACCAGAAAATCCATACTGGGGAAAAGTCATATCTGTGCactacatgtgggaagagtttcagaACCAACAGCAACCTCACTGCCCATCAAAGAACACATACTGGAGAAAAGCCATATCTGTGCACTACATGTGGTAAGTCCTACAGTGAAAGCAGTTATCTCAAGAAACACCAGAGGATCCATACTGGAGAAAAGCCATATCACTGTTCAGATTGTGGAAAGACTTTTACTCAGTTAGTTTATCTAAATGCACACCTGAAGATCCATACTGGGGAAAAGCCATATCCGTGTTCAGAGTGTGGAAAGACTTTTGCCCTGCCATTTTGTCTCAAGGTACATCAGAGAACACATACTGGGGAAAAGCCATATCTGTGCACTACATGTGGTAAGTCCTTCAGTGTAAGCAGTTCTCTCAAGACACACCAGAGGATGCATACTGGAGAAAAGCCATATCACTGTTCAGATTGTGAAAAGACTTTTACTCAGGCAGTTCATCTCAAGACACACCAGAGGATCCATACTCGGTAG
- the soul5l gene encoding heme-binding protein 2, giving the protein MDFIAGLLLVVFLGSAESGVGPSNSSSSFCTESKECLQFDLVCKTEEYEVRHYSPTRWVSTDAEAYFMGVGAAMAFRRLFQYITGANEGGVKIEMTAPVLVKIPEETKMWEPAIYTLSFLLPSAYQDSPPAPTNDKLYFTDMPDMDVYVRSYGGWMLSVTSRLHAHLLTKELQRAQAQYNHTYHYGVGYDSPLKLLNRHNEVWYVAEGDPVCAVPVETPAGTPTPDTKP; this is encoded by the exons AT GGACTTCATCGCAGGTTTGCTGTTGGTGGTGTTTCTCGGCTCTGCagagagtggggttgg CCCCAGTAACTCCAGCAGCAGCTTCTGTACGGAGTCGAAGGAGTGCCTCcagtttgacctggtgtgcaaAACAGAAGAGTACGAG gtgCGGCACTACAGCCCTACCCGCTGGGTCTCTACAGATGCGGAGGCCTATTTCATGGGGGTGGGAGCAGCGATGGCGTTCAGGAGACTGTTCCAGTACATCACAGGAGCCAATGAAGGCG GTGTCAAGATTGAGATGACCGCTCCGGTCCTGGTGAAGATCCCAGAGGAAACCAAGATGTGGGAGCCGGCCATCTACACCCTCAGCTTCCTGCTTCCCTCAGCCTATCAGGACAGCCCTCCTGCCCCCACCAATGACAAG CTGTACTTCACGGACATGCCGGATATGGACGTGTACGTGCGGAGCTACGGCGGCTGGATGCTGTCCGTCACGTCCAGACTCCACGCCCACCTGCTGACCAAGGAGCTGCAGCGGGCACAGGCACAGTACAACCACACCTACCACTATGGGGTAGGCTACGACAG TCCTCTGAAGTTGTTGAACAGGCACAATGAGGTGTGGTACGTCGCTGAGGGCGACCCGGTTTGTGCCGTTCCCGTGGAAACACCAGCAGGGACCCCAACTCCAGACACCAAACCCTGA